GCGTCGCCCCGACCGGGAGGGGCGGCTGGCGCGCTCCGATGACCGTCGGAACAACGGCGCCTCATCGCGCCTGCCGCCCGACCTGAACCCTGCGCAACGTTGCCTTTCGACGACGGACGCAACGGCAAGGTTTCGCGTGAATCACGTCGGGAGGCAGGCGCGGAGGAATCTTCCGCGGGCAGACGATCGTCGGGGCGCGCCAGCCTCCCCTACGACGGCGACGATCACCGCGAGACAACGTTGAAGCGCGGCGTCCGGAGCGACGAGCGCGACGTGCGTCGGGGGGCGGCGGCGGATCATTGCCCCGTCGCGGAGCCGCCGCCCCCCGACGCGCGGCGCGCGACCCACGAGACCCACGCGCCCTGACGCGCCAACGCGGGCGAACCCCGTCGTCCCGCGAATCAAGGCCGCGGCGCGACGCGGGACAAGACGCACGAACCACCCAACGAAGACCATCCCCCCGAGCGCGCAGCCGACACGACGCACAGCCAACAACGACAGCACGTCGTGCGGGCGGGGGCGGCGGCGCAGCCGTTGCCCCGTGGCTGAGCCGCCGCCCCCGCCGCACGACGCGCGACCCGCTGGGCGCGCGGGCATTACGCGGCGACAGCGCCTCCGCGACCCGCCGGGCGCGCGGGCATTCCGCCGACAACGCCCACGCGACCCGCCGGGCGCGCGGGCATTACGCGGCGATCAAATCGCCCGGATCAGCGGAAGCAACGCGCGCAGATCATCGAGCACGAGCGCGCCCGGAACCGCGTCCAACTCGACGCGGGAGACGGCGCCGGTGGCCACGAGCACCGGGCGCACCCCGGCGGCGCGGGCCGACTCGACGTCGAGCGGCATGTCGCCCACGTAGAGCGCCTCCTCGGCGCGCGCGCCGATCAACTCCAGCGCTCGGTGGATCATCTCCGGCGACGGCTTCGGCGGCACGCCGCAGTCCGGCCCGAGCACGACGCCGATCGCCTCGCCCAAGCCGACCGCCTCGACGATCGGCCGGCCGAAGACCGCCGGCTTGTTCGTCGCGATCGCCAGGCGGATCCCGCGCCGCCTCAACTCGAGCGGAACCTCGGGAACGCCCGGCAGCGGTCGCGTCTTGCCGAGCACCTTCGCGTAGGCGACGCCGAACGTCTCGATGGCGGCGGGAAGCCGCTCCGGCGCGGCGTGGTGCGCGAGCAGCGCCGGCACGCCGCGGCCCACCTGGCCGCGGACGACGTCGTCGGAGACCGGCGGCATGCCGAGCGAGGCGCGCACGGCGTTGACGGCGGCGGCGAGCGGGGCGAACGAATCGACGAGCGTTCCGTCGAGGTCGAAGACGATCGCGCGGCAGTCGAGCATGTCCGGATGCTATCATGCGCAGCCGCGGCCGCCGCGCGTCGCAACCTCGAAGGTCGGCCGCGAGGGAGCGTCGCCGTGGCCGTTCCGTCGCGCAAGATTCCGGTCGCCGTTCTCGGCGCCACCGGCCTCGTCGGACAGCGGATGATCTCGCTGCTCGACGGCCATCCTTGGTTCGAACTGGCGGAGGTCGCCGCCTCCGAGCGGAGCGCCGGCCGTCCCTACGCCGAAGCGGCCGACTGGAAGCTGCCGGGCGGCGCGCCGCGCGCCGCGGCGCGGATGATCGTCAAGCCGTGCGACCCGCGCCGCGTCGAGGCGGCGGTCGTCCTCTCCGCGCTCGACTCGTCGGTCGCCGGCGAGGTCGAGACCGCGTTCCGCGCCGCCGGACGCGCCGTGGTGACGAACGCCAAGAACCACCGCGCGGACGACGACGTCCCGCTCGTCGTGCCGGAGATCAACGCCGACCACCTCGCGCTGATCGACGTGCAGCGGCGGCGGCACGGCGGCTTCATCGTCGCCAACGCCAACTGCTCGGTCATCCCCCTCGCGATCGCGCTCGCGCCGCTGCAGCGCGCCGCCGGGGTCAAGCGGGCGATCGTCACGACGCTGCAGGCCGCCTCCGGCGCCGGCTACCCCGGCGTGCCGTCGCTCGACCTGATCGACAACGTCGTGCCGTACATCGGCGGGCAGGAGCGCGAGAAGATCGAGTCCGAGCCGCTGAAGATCCTCGGCGCGCTCGCGGGCGATCGCGTGGTCCCCGCGCCGATCACGATCTCCGCGCAGGTCCACCGCGTGCCGGTGATCGACGGCCATCTCGTCTCCGCGCACGTCGAGACGGAGCGGCCGCTCGACGTCGCCGCGGCCCGCGCCGCGCTGGCCTCGTTCCGCGGGGCGCCGCAGGAGCTCGGCTGCCCCTCGGCGCCCGATCCGGTCTGCGTCGTGCTCGACGCGATCGACCGGCCGCAGCCGCGGCTCGACCGCGAGGCGGGGCGCGGCATGGCGGTCACCGTCGGCCAGCTGCGCGCCTGCCCCGTGCTCGGGCTGCACTTCTCGGTTCTCGGCCACAACACGCTGCGCGGCGCCGCCGGCGGCACGATCCTCGTGGCGGAAACGCTCGCCGCGCAAGGCCGCCTCGCGTGATCGTGATGAAGTTCGGCGGGACCTCCGTGGACGGGGCCGCGCGCCTCGCCGCGGCGGCGCTCGTCGTCGCCTCCCGCCGGACCGAACGCCCGGTCGTCGTCACCTCGGCGATGGCCGGGGTCACGAACACGCTCGAGGCGCTGCTCTCCCTCGCGCGGCGCGCCGACCGCGCCGGCGTGGACGCGCGGCTCGAGGAAGTGCGCGCGCGGCACCTCGCGGTCGCGGCGGAGCTCGCGCCCGGCGACGCGGCGCTCGCCGCGCGGCTGGAGGACCGGCTGCGCGACCTGCGCGTGCTGCTGCGCGGCGTGCGGCTCGTCGGGGCGCTGACTCCGGCGGCGTCGGACGCCGTGCTCGGCCACGGAGAACTCTTGGCGCAGGAGCTGTTCGCCGCGGCGATGGCCGCCGCGGACGGCCCGGCCGAAGTCGTCGACTCGCGGCGCGTCGTCGCCACCGACGGCCGCCACGGCGCCGCGGTCGCCGACCAGACGGAGACGGCGACCCGCGCGGCGACGCTCGTCGCGCCGCTCGCCGAGGCGGGGGTCGTGCCGATCCTCGCCGGGTACGTCGGCGGCGGGCCGGACGGCGCGCCGACGACGCTCGGCCGCGGCGGCTCGGACCTTTCGGCGTCGATCATCGGCCTCGCCTTGGGCGCGCGGCGGATCGAGATCTGGACCGACGTGGACGGCATCCTCTCCGCCGATCCGCGCGTCGTGCCGGCGGCGCGGCTGCTCGAACGCGCGACGTTCCGCGAGGCCGCGGAACTGGCCGGCTTCGGCGCGAAGGTGCTCCATCCGGCCTCGATCGATCCGGCGGTCGAAGGGGGGATCGAGGTCGTCGTGCGCAACAGCCTGCGCCCGGAACGTCCCGGCACGGTGATCGGCCCGTCGGGACAGGGCGACGGCGGCGCGCGCGCGGTCGCCTCGCGCTCCGGCCTGGAGTTGCTCGCGCTCCGCGCGCCGGGGGCGATGCGCGACGCGACGTTCGGCGCGGAGGCGTTCCGGCGGCTCGGCGACGAAGGCCTCGCGCCGCTCGCCGTCGCCGTCGGCCCGCTCGGCTTCGAGTTCCTGCTTCCCGAAGGGGAGGCGGCGGGGCGCGCCGCGCGCGCGATCGCCGCGTGGGGGCGCGTGGACCGCCTGCCGAAGCTCGCGCTCGTGGCGCTGGTCGGCGAGGGGCTCGCCGCGGCGCCCGAACTGTGGCGCGCCGCGCTCGACGCCTGCGGCCCGATCCGCCCGCTGCGGATCGCGCAGGGGCCGCGCGGCGCCTCGCTGCTCTTCGTCGCGCGCGACGAGGACGCCGCGCCGTTGACGCGGCTGCTGCACGCCGCGCTGCTGGAGGGACGTCCGTGAACGACGGAAAGCCGCTGCGCGCGGCGCTGGTCGGCATGGGGAAGATGGGCGCGGCGCTGGGCGCCGCGGCCGCCGCGCGCGGCGTCGAGATCGCGCTGCGGATCGACCCGAAGGCCCCCGGCGCCGACGCGCGCGAGATCGAGGGCGCGTCGTGGGAGGGGATCGACGTCGCGCTCGAATTCACCGCCGCGTCGTCCGCGGCCGACAACTGCCGCGCGCTCTTGGAGCGGGGCGTTCCGGTCGTTTCGGGCACGACCGGCTGGAACGCCGAGCTGCGCGAAGTCCGCGCGCTCGCCGCGGAGCGGCAGGTCGGCTTCCTTTGGGCCTCGAACTTCTCGCTCGGCGTGCAGACGATGATGCGGCTCGTGGACGTCGCCGCGTCGTGGTTCGGCGCGCTGCCGGACTTCGCGCCGTACCTCGTCGAGGCGCATCACCGCCACAAGCTCGACGCGCCGTCCGGCACCGCGCGGACGCTGGCCGAGAAGCTCGTCGCGCGGACGCCGGGGAAGACCCACTACGGCCTCGCGCCGGCCGACGGCGCCGTGCCGAACGACATGGTGCCGGTGGCCTGGATCCGCGCCGGCGCGTTCCCCGGCGAGCACACGGTCGGCTGGGACGCTCCGGAAGAGACGATCGAGATCGTCCACCGCGCCCGCTCGCGCGCCGTCTTCGCGCACGGCGCGGTCGCCGCCGCGGCGTGGCTCGTCGGCCGCCGCGGCCCCTGCACAATCGACGACTTCCTGGACGACACGCTGCCCGCGCTCCCGCGCGGGACGGAGGATCACCGATGAACGCGCCTCGGCTGCGCGGCGTCTTCACCGCGCTCGTCACCCCGTTCGCCGCCGACGGCGGCGTGGACATGGCCGCCTTCGAGCGGCTCCTCGACCGGCAGCTCGCGGCCGGCGTGGCCGGACTCGTCCCCTGCGGCACGACGGGCGAGACGCCCGCGCTCGACGAGCGGGAGTGGGAGGCGCTGATCGCGGCGACGGTGAAGGCGGCGCGCGGCAAGGCGTTCGTGATCCCCGGCACGGGGACCAACAACACGAAGCAGTCGATCGCGCGGACGCGGCGGGCGAAGGAGCTCGGCGCCGACGCGGCGCTCGTCGTCACGCCGTACTACAACAAGCCGAACCCCGACGGCCTGCTCGCGCACTACAAGGCGATCGCCGCCGAGGGCGGCCTGCCGCTGGTGCTCTACAACGTGCCGGGGCGGACCGGCCTCAACGCGGCGCCG
This region of bacterium genomic DNA includes:
- a CDS encoding HAD hydrolase-like protein, whose product is MLDCRAIVFDLDGTLVDSFAPLAAAVNAVRASLGMPPVSDDVVRGQVGRGVPALLAHHAAPERLPAAIETFGVAYAKVLGKTRPLPGVPEVPLELRRRGIRLAIATNKPAVFGRPIVEAVGLGEAIGVVLGPDCGVPPKPSPEMIHRALELIGARAEEALYVGDMPLDVESARAAGVRPVLVATGAVSRVELDAVPGALVLDDLRALLPLIRAI
- the asd gene encoding aspartate-semialdehyde dehydrogenase; the protein is MAVPSRKIPVAVLGATGLVGQRMISLLDGHPWFELAEVAASERSAGRPYAEAADWKLPGGAPRAAARMIVKPCDPRRVEAAVVLSALDSSVAGEVETAFRAAGRAVVTNAKNHRADDDVPLVVPEINADHLALIDVQRRRHGGFIVANANCSVIPLAIALAPLQRAAGVKRAIVTTLQAASGAGYPGVPSLDLIDNVVPYIGGQEREKIESEPLKILGALAGDRVVPAPITISAQVHRVPVIDGHLVSAHVETERPLDVAAARAALASFRGAPQELGCPSAPDPVCVVLDAIDRPQPRLDREAGRGMAVTVGQLRACPVLGLHFSVLGHNTLRGAAGGTILVAETLAAQGRLA
- a CDS encoding aspartate kinase, whose protein sequence is MKFGGTSVDGAARLAAAALVVASRRTERPVVVTSAMAGVTNTLEALLSLARRADRAGVDARLEEVRARHLAVAAELAPGDAALAARLEDRLRDLRVLLRGVRLVGALTPAASDAVLGHGELLAQELFAAAMAAADGPAEVVDSRRVVATDGRHGAAVADQTETATRAATLVAPLAEAGVVPILAGYVGGGPDGAPTTLGRGGSDLSASIIGLALGARRIEIWTDVDGILSADPRVVPAARLLERATFREAAELAGFGAKVLHPASIDPAVEGGIEVVVRNSLRPERPGTVIGPSGQGDGGARAVASRSGLELLALRAPGAMRDATFGAEAFRRLGDEGLAPLAVAVGPLGFEFLLPEGEAAGRAARAIAAWGRVDRLPKLALVALVGEGLAAAPELWRAALDACGPIRPLRIAQGPRGASLLFVARDEDAAPLTRLLHAALLEGRP
- the dapB gene encoding 4-hydroxy-tetrahydrodipicolinate reductase — translated: MNDGKPLRAALVGMGKMGAALGAAAAARGVEIALRIDPKAPGADAREIEGASWEGIDVALEFTAASSAADNCRALLERGVPVVSGTTGWNAELREVRALAAERQVGFLWASNFSLGVQTMMRLVDVAASWFGALPDFAPYLVEAHHRHKLDAPSGTARTLAEKLVARTPGKTHYGLAPADGAVPNDMVPVAWIRAGAFPGEHTVGWDAPEETIEIVHRARSRAVFAHGAVAAAAWLVGRRGPCTIDDFLDDTLPALPRGTEDHR
- the dapA gene encoding 4-hydroxy-tetrahydrodipicolinate synthase, giving the protein MNAPRLRGVFTALVTPFAADGGVDMAAFERLLDRQLAAGVAGLVPCGTTGETPALDEREWEALIAATVKAARGKAFVIPGTGTNNTKQSIARTRRAKELGADAALVVTPYYNKPNPDGLLAHYKAIAAEGGLPLVLYNVPGRTGLNAAPELVLRIAEEVPGLEAIKEASGNLGQAMTLIDARRPDFAVISGEDELTCAMALMGGDGVISVVSNVDPAGTVKMVAAAIDGDVETARREHYRLLPLTRALFAETNPVPSKAAMARLGLLEDVVRPPLAPAGAATRAKLEAGLKAAGLI